In one window of Pseudoalteromonas sp. GCY DNA:
- a CDS encoding HAD-IA family hydrolase has product MALNSLNLNHYQGLIFDMDGTLVDSEVAVRQAVAPWCEKHHVDLEMVLTTGRGARFKDFIEQFTPHLDCQHEVELLEQAEADLAHTVTAIPGAKSFLSEIKAQQRKWAVATSANRHNAIARLTTAGLPIPEILITADDVGQGKPHPEPFLLAAKRLGVATSRCLAFEDSDQGVRSALSAGCDVVVVNHFCTIHHDHIVARINHYQDIYLSEEVSE; this is encoded by the coding sequence ATGGCACTTAATTCACTCAACCTGAACCATTATCAGGGATTGATATTCGATATGGATGGCACACTTGTTGATTCTGAAGTTGCAGTACGACAGGCCGTCGCGCCTTGGTGTGAGAAACATCATGTCGATTTAGAAATGGTATTAACTACGGGCCGAGGTGCACGTTTCAAAGACTTTATAGAACAATTTACTCCGCATTTAGATTGCCAGCATGAAGTCGAGCTGTTGGAACAAGCAGAAGCCGACCTTGCCCATACCGTAACAGCCATTCCTGGAGCTAAATCGTTTTTAAGCGAAATAAAAGCACAGCAACGCAAGTGGGCCGTTGCAACTTCTGCAAATCGTCACAATGCAATTGCACGACTCACCACAGCAGGTTTACCTATTCCTGAAATATTAATTACCGCAGATGATGTTGGGCAAGGTAAGCCTCACCCTGAGCCATTTTTATTGGCGGCCAAAAGATTGGGAGTGGCAACCTCTCGCTGTCTTGCATTTGAAGACTCAGATCAAGGGGTAAGATCCGCACTTAGCGCAGGCTGTGACGTAGTCGTAGTTAACCATTTTTGCACCATTCACCACGACCATATTGTTGCCCGTATCAATCACTATCAGGACATCTACTTATCAGAGGAAGTAAGCGAATGA
- a CDS encoding EAL domain-containing protein — MKNKAFIGVQALLLCAPIALFAYFYSQQELSSQTHQARVTLLIEAKSIDAKLDAAVLQMLSAQLNQYDELAQLAHAIDALNTPQRDALFAESTPDIRQQFDAYRQLLSNKVLQVESIKTAAANIKNSLLYLPELLIELEQSEPELATHANRMLASLMLGQLYEFVAEPLLTINSESSLERLIYQHFNVALANSAELKKAKQRFLSLPSDQAFSALYAAYNQHHSETIEKTKHQSELLLLLTIVLFLLLIVFANRLYVAKNKILSTSQTLSDAVARLTEGFALFSRSGNLLLCNSAWRNHFAIADSEKMPRKLEEWQQQFGEIFNSDANLHQTESGAWLQVKQTNTHNNGQVFVSVNVSLFKQAEEELRKWGHAIEQSPSSIVITDPRARIEYVNPKFEQVTGYSLEDVKGQTPKVLGSKQGFTDYKALWQTIKQGKVWRGEFYNRRKSGDYYWEYASISPIKNQQGEIINFIAIKEDITAQKSASAQLKTAAAVFNATQEGIMTTNAKLEITAVNPAFTKITGYEEHEVLGQRPNILSSGKHDKHFYEQMWSTLNSHGQWASEIWNKRKDGTLYPEWLAISVVHDDKGLVQQYVAILSDMTERKAQEEQIEYQAYYDVLTGLPNRTLLLERIEQDIKRMSRTHHQSAVLFIDLDRFKRVNDTMGHEAGDALLISVAKRLNNLLRKSDTLSRFGGDEFVLLLSQIVHPDHAAQVADKIVRALSEPFVINGFEVFTGASIGIAILPSDAKDQKELLRLADLAMYKAKEAGRNQYHFFAQEMQQQVNRRVELEQLLRAALEHQRLTVHYQPIIDTVSGKLYGVEALMRWPTDFGQYISPAEFIPVAEESGLIAPLGEWLLAKACNDIRRLNKALGMNCYLTVNVSSQQYRLGFNATTIKQIMQQSGFLPENLTLEITESILLEDDKAVTAWLQSLRATGVNLAIDDFGTGYSSLSYLKRFPINILKIDRGFIQDIDQNQDAAVLVNAILSMAESLSLKVIAEGVEQQGQLDCLKGLGCQYVQGYFYAKPMAIEGLIDWVEQFAIASERISPKLWLD; from the coding sequence ATGAAGAATAAGGCCTTCATTGGTGTGCAAGCGTTACTGCTGTGCGCGCCAATTGCGCTATTTGCGTACTTTTACTCGCAGCAAGAACTCAGCAGTCAAACACACCAAGCACGAGTTACCCTGCTCATTGAAGCCAAAAGTATTGATGCCAAACTGGATGCCGCTGTGTTACAAATGCTTAGTGCACAGCTCAATCAATATGATGAGTTAGCGCAATTAGCACATGCAATTGACGCTTTGAATACACCACAGCGAGATGCATTATTTGCAGAATCCACGCCCGACATTCGACAGCAATTTGATGCCTATCGACAGCTGCTCAGCAATAAAGTATTGCAAGTCGAATCCATTAAAACTGCGGCGGCAAATATTAAAAACAGCCTGCTTTATCTCCCCGAGTTGCTAATCGAGCTAGAACAGAGTGAGCCTGAATTGGCAACGCACGCCAATAGAATGCTTGCTAGTTTAATGTTAGGTCAGCTCTACGAATTTGTCGCAGAGCCTTTACTGACCATCAACTCTGAAAGTAGCTTAGAGCGGCTTATCTATCAGCACTTTAACGTCGCGCTTGCTAACAGTGCAGAATTAAAAAAGGCAAAACAACGCTTTTTGTCTTTGCCTAGTGACCAAGCCTTTTCAGCGCTTTACGCGGCATATAACCAGCACCACAGTGAAACCATAGAAAAAACCAAGCATCAAAGTGAATTACTCTTACTGCTGACTATTGTGCTATTTCTGCTCTTGATTGTGTTTGCAAATCGGCTTTATGTAGCCAAAAATAAAATTCTGAGCACCAGCCAAACTTTGTCCGATGCCGTTGCGCGTTTAACCGAAGGCTTTGCTCTTTTTAGTCGCAGCGGCAATTTGCTGCTCTGTAACAGTGCTTGGCGTAATCATTTCGCAATTGCTGATAGTGAGAAAATGCCACGCAAACTAGAAGAGTGGCAGCAGCAGTTTGGAGAAATTTTTAACTCCGATGCCAATTTGCATCAAACCGAATCTGGCGCTTGGTTACAGGTAAAACAAACGAACACACACAACAATGGCCAAGTGTTTGTGAGTGTTAATGTCTCCCTTTTTAAACAAGCGGAAGAAGAGCTTCGCAAGTGGGGCCATGCTATTGAGCAAAGCCCCTCCTCCATTGTGATCACTGACCCTCGTGCTCGCATTGAATACGTTAACCCTAAGTTTGAACAAGTTACTGGGTATTCACTTGAGGATGTGAAAGGACAAACACCCAAAGTACTCGGCTCCAAACAAGGGTTTACCGACTACAAAGCGCTGTGGCAAACCATCAAACAAGGCAAAGTCTGGCGTGGTGAGTTTTACAATCGCCGTAAGTCTGGAGATTACTATTGGGAGTACGCGTCTATTTCCCCGATTAAAAACCAGCAAGGGGAAATCATTAACTTTATTGCGATCAAAGAAGATATCACTGCACAAAAAAGCGCAAGTGCACAGCTTAAAACCGCAGCGGCGGTATTTAATGCAACGCAAGAAGGGATCATGACCACCAACGCAAAACTTGAGATCACAGCGGTCAATCCTGCCTTTACCAAAATTACCGGATATGAAGAACATGAAGTGCTCGGCCAACGACCTAATATTTTAAGTTCGGGTAAGCATGACAAACATTTTTATGAGCAGATGTGGAGCACCCTCAATTCGCACGGGCAATGGGCGAGTGAAATCTGGAACAAGCGCAAAGACGGTACTTTATATCCAGAGTGGCTAGCGATAAGTGTAGTGCATGATGATAAAGGGCTAGTGCAACAATACGTTGCCATTTTGTCTGATATGACCGAGCGCAAAGCGCAAGAAGAGCAAATAGAATATCAAGCCTATTACGATGTGTTGACCGGGCTGCCAAATCGAACGCTGTTACTTGAGCGAATTGAGCAAGATATTAAACGCATGAGCCGTACTCATCATCAAAGCGCAGTGTTATTTATTGATTTAGATAGATTTAAGCGGGTCAACGATACCATGGGCCACGAAGCCGGAGATGCCTTACTTATCTCCGTAGCCAAGCGCTTAAACAACCTGCTGCGTAAAAGCGATACTCTGAGCCGCTTTGGTGGAGATGAATTTGTATTGTTATTGAGTCAAATTGTCCATCCGGATCATGCCGCTCAAGTAGCCGATAAAATTGTCAGAGCGCTGAGCGAACCGTTTGTGATCAATGGCTTTGAGGTATTTACGGGGGCAAGCATTGGGATCGCTATTTTACCAAGTGATGCAAAAGATCAAAAAGAGTTATTACGACTTGCCGACTTGGCGATGTATAAAGCTAAAGAGGCTGGGCGCAATCAGTATCATTTCTTTGCTCAAGAAATGCAGCAACAGGTGAATCGTCGAGTTGAGCTCGAGCAGCTCCTCCGAGCTGCGCTTGAACATCAGCGCTTAACCGTACACTACCAACCTATTATCGATACGGTGTCGGGTAAATTATATGGTGTCGAGGCGCTCATGCGCTGGCCAACTGATTTCGGCCAGTATATCTCACCTGCTGAATTTATTCCGGTCGCTGAAGAAAGCGGCCTTATTGCTCCTCTTGGTGAGTGGTTACTTGCCAAGGCGTGTAATGATATTCGCAGGTTAAATAAAGCGCTTGGCATGAACTGTTATTTGACGGTAAATGTCTCAAGTCAGCAGTATCGACTCGGCTTTAACGCCACTACCATTAAACAAATCATGCAGCAATCAGGCTTTCTTCCAGAGAACCTAACGCTTGAAATCACAGAAAGCATCTTACTTGAAGACGATAAAGCTGTAACCGCTTGGCTGCAAAGCCTACGGGCAACGGGAGTCAACTTAGCAATCGACGACTTTGGCACTGGCTACTCTTCGCTTAGCTATCTTAAACGCTTTCCCATCAATATATTAAAGATCGACCGAGGTTTTATTCAAGATATAGATCAAAACCAAGATGCGGCCGTTTTGGTCAACGCGATTTTATCGATGGCAGAGAGTTTATCGCTCAAAGTGATAGCAGAAGGCGTAGAACAACAAGGACAACTAGATTGCTTAAAAGGCTTGGGTTGTCAGTATGTACAAGGGTACTTTTATGCCAAACCAATGGCGATTGAGGGATTAATCGATTGGGTTGAGCAATTTGCCATTGCATCGGAGCGAATATCTCCCAAACTGTGGTTGGATTGA